A genomic region of Dactylococcopsis salina PCC 8305 contains the following coding sequences:
- the mrdA gene encoding penicillin-binding protein 2 — protein MAITLPSQDKTHYKNGNSEGDFPTGYRKRTSRTVGRQLRPAVLLLVVTALLLGGMGVRLGYLQLVQGERNRALAENNRVRILPKPPVRGNILDRNGKILADSRLSYSVFIWPLAKTKPTWGTTLSRLSEILELPVSEINEQVEEVPVNSPSLVRIARGLTPEQVTAIEEYNYELTGVELEIEPVRDYPNGSVAAHLLGYTREITGEELAEQKDEYRLGDIIGRMGAEAAFEKQLRGEWGGQQVEVNASGQIVEILGEKTAKSGDNIRLTIDLDLQKAAEVALGDRIGAIVALDPNNGEVLALVSRPTFDPNIFSTRITPKIWQELQTKDNPFVNRAIQGFPPASTFKLVTATAGMESGKYPPNTVLNTYAYLNVSGVRFGEWNRAGFGLMGYVQALAWSSNTFFGQIGRGVGGEVLIDWSRRYGFGKETTLELPAESSGLIADEAWKQERFNWSWSAGDTVNMSIGQGFTQATPLQVAVMFAVPANGGYRVNPHLLKTEGGYPNEKVSLNLKPSTVRILREGNRQTVISGTGGAVNAPGLPPIAGKSGTAEAIGKAHAWFGAFAPYENPEIVVVAFAEHSGGGGGSVAAPMVREVLKAYFE, from the coding sequence ATGGCAATTACCCTTCCTTCCCAAGATAAGACCCATTACAAAAACGGTAACAGTGAGGGAGATTTTCCCACAGGCTATCGGAAACGAACCTCTCGCACGGTGGGGCGACAATTGCGCCCTGCGGTCTTGTTACTGGTGGTGACGGCTTTATTGTTGGGGGGAATGGGTGTTCGTTTGGGATATTTGCAATTGGTACAGGGGGAACGTAATCGGGCTTTAGCAGAAAATAATCGAGTGCGGATTCTCCCAAAACCGCCAGTGCGAGGGAATATTCTCGATCGAAACGGTAAAATTCTAGCGGATAGTCGTCTCTCTTACTCTGTGTTTATTTGGCCCCTGGCGAAAACGAAGCCCACTTGGGGCACTACTCTCTCTCGATTGTCTGAAATTCTGGAGCTTCCTGTATCAGAAATCAATGAGCAAGTGGAGGAAGTGCCAGTTAATTCCCCGTCTCTGGTGCGAATTGCGCGGGGGCTAACTCCTGAACAAGTGACCGCGATCGAGGAGTATAATTACGAGTTAACTGGCGTAGAATTGGAGATTGAGCCAGTGCGCGATTATCCCAACGGCTCAGTCGCCGCTCATCTTTTAGGCTATACGAGAGAGATTACAGGGGAAGAATTAGCCGAACAAAAGGACGAATATCGTCTGGGGGATATCATCGGGCGCATGGGAGCAGAAGCGGCGTTTGAGAAGCAATTACGGGGAGAATGGGGCGGTCAACAGGTGGAGGTGAATGCGTCTGGACAGATTGTTGAAATTTTAGGGGAAAAAACAGCGAAATCTGGGGACAATATTCGTCTCACGATCGATTTGGACTTACAAAAGGCAGCAGAAGTGGCTTTAGGAGACAGAATCGGCGCGATCGTGGCTTTAGACCCCAACAATGGCGAAGTTTTAGCCCTAGTCAGTCGTCCGACGTTCGATCCCAATATTTTCTCGACTCGCATCACTCCTAAAATCTGGCAAGAATTACAAACTAAAGATAATCCCTTTGTTAACCGAGCCATACAAGGCTTTCCTCCCGCTTCTACCTTTAAACTTGTCACCGCAACCGCTGGGATGGAGTCGGGGAAATATCCCCCGAATACAGTTTTAAATACTTACGCTTACCTCAATGTTTCGGGTGTACGCTTTGGAGAATGGAATCGCGCGGGTTTTGGTCTAATGGGCTATGTTCAAGCCTTAGCTTGGAGTAGTAACACCTTTTTTGGACAAATTGGGCGTGGGGTTGGCGGTGAAGTGTTGATTGATTGGTCGCGACGGTATGGTTTCGGGAAAGAAACCACTCTCGAACTACCTGCAGAAAGTTCGGGATTAATTGCGGATGAGGCTTGGAAACAAGAACGTTTTAATTGGAGTTGGTCCGCAGGAGATACGGTTAATATGTCTATTGGACAGGGATTTACTCAGGCGACTCCGTTACAAGTGGCGGTGATGTTTGCTGTTCCCGCCAATGGCGGTTATCGCGTGAATCCTCATCTCCTGAAAACGGAAGGCGGTTATCCTAATGAAAAGGTTTCCCTGAATCTTAAACCCAGTACAGTGCGGATTCTTCGGGAAGGAAACCGACAAACTGTGATCAGTGGCACAGGGGGAGCGGTTAATGCCCCTGGTCTGCCCCCGATCGCGGGGAAAAGTGGAACAGCAGAAGCGATTGGCAAGGCTCATGCTTGGTTTGGTGCATTCGCACCCTACGAGAATCCAGAAATTGTTGTTGTCGCCTTTGCAGAACATTCTGGCGGCGGTGGCGGCTCGGTGGCGGCGCCCATGGTGCGAGAAGTCTTGAAAGCCTATTTTGAATAA